A section of the Portunus trituberculatus isolate SZX2019 chromosome 20, ASM1759143v1, whole genome shotgun sequence genome encodes:
- the LOC123506632 gene encoding uncharacterized protein LOC123506632, producing MPPYLGLAIPLLPGAEEARPFVVTPDGNTDNGRSSRGHNGDGPRTLARANTNTTSRRNNNPPAPRNVGHSPLLTVVSANVRGLRSNIADLSHNFVLRQKADIVAVSETWMSDTVDPSFGKIKGYTKWVRKDRIGRTGGGVAVCFKNGLQTQELSVDLPQQMEALFFRIVLTDNSGLLLCVLYRPPRQGRFSLDFLAEEMDNLLQRHGCKNVLIVGDLNFHLEQQAYNNLVTVSGLTNHVTFQTHERGGLLDPVLSDLPEERILCQQLDKVGSSDHHAVLTKIQLHVAREKAAPRTIWLWEQASWRDMRGALTATDWQTVLTGDAEEMTNALTSILATLQDRHVPHRTYLAKATNPQWFGFRCQIAAEAKYAAWRRYKQRPSQHNLAMHRAACKRMTDTSKWARKHWEQDLRRKLTGPGVGDKTWWTLVKERQGVMRQESVPPVTRQDGTTASSSDDKAALLAKLFAEKMHVESPTRPPPVLPRETAHTITSIPITTELVEKALGQLDAGKATGPDGISPGAETMCQGTFGFRPGRSTSDLLLLLSQEWQDTLDEGLDTLVVALDIAGLMTECGMRVF from the exons ATGCCCCCCTACCTAGGCCTtgccatccctctcctccccggGGCCGAAGAGGCT CGCCCTTTCGTGGTGACTCCGGATGGCAACACAGACAATGGGAGGAGCAGCCGAGGTCACAACGGGGATGGACCTCGGACCCTTGCGAGAGCGAATACTAACACCACTTCTCGCCGCAACAACAACCCGCCAGCACCAAGAAACGTCGgccactcccctctccttacAGTTGTCTCTGCCAACGTGAGAGGGCTTCGTAGCAACATTGCTGATCTCTCCCACAACTTTGTACTACGACAAAAAGCCGATATTGTGGCGGTGAGCGAAACGTGGATGAGTGACACTGTGGATCCGTCATTTGGCAAAATAAAAGGCTACACGaagtgggtgaggaaggatcGTATCGGCAGGACAGGTGGAGGTGTGGCTGTTTGTTTTAAAAATGGCCTCCAGACCCAGGAACTGTCAGTAGACCTTCCTCAGCAAATGGAAGCACTTTTCTTCCGAATAGTGCTGACTGACAACAGTGGCTTGCTGCTCTGTGTACTATATCGCCCCCCCAGGCAAGGCCGATTCTCGCTTGACTTCCTGGCGGAGGAGATGGACAACTTGCTCCAACGCCACGGCTGCAAGAACGTCCTCATCGTGGGAGATCTAAATTTCCATCTCGAGCAGCAAGCTTACAACAACTTAGTGACAGTGTCCGGCCTCACCAACCACGTCACATTTCAGACCCACGAAAGAGGAGGCCTGCTCGACCCAGTATTATCAGACCTCCCGGAAGAAAGAATATTGTGTCAGCAGCTGGATAAAGTGGGTAGTTCGGACCACCACGCCGTACTGACGAAGATCCAGCTACATGTGGCGAGGGAAAAAGCTGCACCTCGAACCATCTGGCTATGGGAGCAAGCTAGCTGGCGTGACATGAGGGGCGCACTGACAGCCACAGACTGGCAGACGGTGCTCACGGGAGACGCGGAGGAGATGACTAACGCTCTCACCTCAATCCTGGCCACACTACAGGACCGCCACGTCCCTCACCGCACATACCTCGCCAAGGCCACAAACCCCCAATGGTTTGGCTTCCGCTGTCAGATAGCTGCCGAAGCCAAGTATGCAGCATGGAGGAGATACAAGCAGCGCCCGTCACAACACAACCTCGCCATGCACCGAGCTGCTTGTAAGAGAATGACTGACACCTCCAAGTGGGCGAGGAAACACTGGGAGCAAGACCTCAGGAGAAAGCTCACAGGCCCAGGAGTTGGAGATAAGACGTGGTGGACACTGGTcaaggagaggcagggtgtGATGCGGCAGGAGAGCGTGCCCCCTGTCACCAGGCAGGACGGAACCACTGCCTCAAGCAGTGATGACAAGGCTGCACTCCTGGCAAAATTATTTGCAGAAAAAATGCATGTTGAGAGCCCCACACGCCCCCCTCCAGTGCTACCCCGGGAGACAGCGCACACCATCACCTCAATACCCATCACCACGGAGCTGGTGGAAAAAGCACTCGGGCAACTGGACGCAGGGAAAGCCACGGGCCCAGATGGAATCAGCCCCGGTGCTGAAACAATGTGCCAGGGAACT TTCGGGTTTCGGCCAGGTCGATCTACTTCcgatctccttctcctactctcccagGAATGGCAGGACACCCTTGACGAAGGCCTGGACACGCTCGTAGTGGCCCTTGATATCGCGGGGCTTATGACCGAGTGTGGCATGCGGGTCTTCTGA